The following DNA comes from Marinilactibacillus sp. Marseille-P9653.
CATTTGGTATTCAAAAACCTTCTAAACCGATTTGGATTTGATACCGCTGATGAAATGAAAACCGTCTTTGATGAGCAACTTCTAACGATTACAGGTATTTGGACTCATTTCGCCTTTGCAGATGAATTATTAGATAATCGTTACGAAATCGAAAAAGAAAACTGGTCAAATGTTTTAACGGTCTTAGAACCTTACTTGGATACTTTGACCTTTATTCATGCACAAAATAGTGCGTCTTACTTGAGAGACGGTCTCTTTGATCAGCATACACATATCAGAGCTGGCGTCATTGCTTATGGCACGCGCCCCTATTATGATTTACCAGAATCGCTTGCGATGCAAACTATTGAAGTGAGCGCTACTGTTAAAGATGTTGTTTCTGTTCCCAAAGGGCAATCCGCCGGTTACTCAGCGGCTTTTGTAGCTGCAGAAGATACGACACTAGCTATTTGTGATATTGGATACGGTAACGGTATTTTAAGGACGCGCTCAAAACACAAAGTGATGATCAACCAAAAGACTTTTCCAATAGCCGTTTTAATGATGAGTCATTTGATGGTCAAAGTGGATACTTCCGTTTCAATTGGAGATCGTGTTTATCTATATAACGATACGTTGAGATTAGATTACTTCACGCATAAAGGTGTCGGGGCTTTTTCAGAACAAATGGCGAGTTTAAATCATCAAACCTTTAAGATAACTAATATTCCACTATCAGAATAATTAAGCCACAAATATTGTAAATTTGATATTTTTTCACAATTTATTTGATTTGTGAGGATGCTAGTATCTATATAGATTTTATTGATATAAAATCACAAACTCATTTTTATTGATGATTCCTATTCATTTTTCAAGAATAGTCAAAAACCCCAACAACGTGCCTAAACATGTTGTTGGGGTTTTCTATATCTTTATTTATTGAAATTTAGCGGTTAACTGTGGGACAACTTGTTTTTTACGTGAAACAACGCCTTCTAAGAATAATACATTGTCAGTAACTGTTGTTGCTAACGCTTCAGTTACCTCTTGCTCATATGGTCCATAAAGAATTGCAGTTGAATCATTTTCAAGCACATTTGTGATCAATAATAAGAATACATCATAATTTTCTGCTTCACTTTGTTTTTTCATTGCTTCAAGTAGCGCGTCTTTTCTGTCAATGATTTCTTGAACATCTACAACATTTACTTGACCGACTCTGACATTTTTTTCTCCCATCGGGAAAGTCTTCGCATCAGCATCTAGTAGTTCTTGTTCAGATTTATCGCTTGTTTTTGTACCGGCTTTTAATAACTCTACGCCATAAATTTCAAGATCTACATTTGCAATGACAGCTAATTCTTTTGCAGCCGTAACATCTTCTTCTGTACAGGTAGGTGATTTAAGCAGTAAAGTATCCGAAATGATTGCTGAAAGCATAAGACCTGCAATCTCTTTTGGAATTTCAATATTTTTTTCATTGAACATTTTGAAGATGATTGTATTTGTACATCCAACTGGTTCTGCACGGTAATAAAGTGGGTTCGCTGTTTGGAAGTTAGCGATTCTATGATGATCGACCACAGATAACACTTCAACTTGATCGATATCATCCGCACTTTGTTGCGCTTCGTTATGATCTACTAACATAACTTGTTTCACTTCATTTGAAACAGTCGTTACCACTTCTGGGTAATCAACCTTGAAATAATCCAGCGCATAAGACGTTTCGTCCGTAATAGCACCTAGCGCTACAGGTTTAGTATCTAAGCCAAGTTGGTTCTGCAAGTAACTGAAGCTGATCGCAGATGTTACAGCGTCTGTATCAGGACTTTTATGTCCAAAAACAAAAATTTCACTCATTTAAAAATCTCCTTTTAATTCATTTATACTTTAAGAATATAGGATACTTAGTCAAAATTCAATCTCCAAACACAAAAGAGCAGAACCATTCGAAACATCCTAAGTCATTTAAGAGGATTGTTCGATCCGTTCTACTCTAAAGTAGTTCATTACTTATATTTATGTGTCTGTAATATCCGATTCGCATTGGCTACTCGTTCAGCTGTCGGTGGATCAATGTCTTCCAGTTTATAGGGAATACCCAGTTCTTTATACTTGTAAACACCAAGTCTGTGATAAGGAAGCACTTCTACTTTTTCTACACTATCAAGCTTTTCTATGAAGGAATTCAACTGCTCTAAATGATGATCGTAATCAGATCGTTCTGGAACCAGCACATGTCTAAGCCACATTGGAATGCCTCGTGTGGATAAATACTGAGCCATATTTAAAATACTTTCATTGGAATGCATCGTATACTTTTTATGAATGTCATTATTAATATGCTTTACATCCATCAAGACAAGGTCTGTGTACTCCATCAATTCTTCGAAACGACTAAAGAAGGGTTCCTCATAAGTGAAGGGTTGACCACATGTATCCAGTGAAACATGAACACCTTCTGCTTTAGCTAATTTGAAAAACTCGATTAAAAAATCAATATGCAAAAGTGGTTCCCCACCACTTACTGTGATGCCACCTTCTTCTCCCCAGTATTCTCTATAGTCTAGGGCCTTTACCATCATTTCTTCTGCTGTATAGGGTGTACCGCCACCCATATTCCAAGTATCCGGATTATGACAGAACTCACAGCGCATCCGACATCCTTGCATAAAGATAATGAACCGAATACCCGGACCGTCAACGGATCCAAAGCTTTCTGTTGAGTGTACGTATCCTACTGCTGGTTCTGTCATCATTATTCCTCCATTTATACTAAGTGTCCTTACATTGTTTCGTGGAATGTTCTACTTAAAACATCCAATTGCTGCTCTCTTGTCAATTTCACGAAATTCACTGCATACCCTGAAACTCTTATTGTCAGCTGCGGATATTCTTCTGGATGCTCCATAGCATCTTCTAGCGTTTTACGATTTAAAGCATTCACGTTCAGATGGTGTCCACCTTTTTTAACATACCCATCGAGCATCATTGCCAAGTTCTTTCTTTGTGTTTCATCCTCTTTACCTAACGCTTTTGGTACAATCGAAAATGTATTGGAAATACCATCGAGCGACTCTGAGTAAGGAAGTTTAGCCACTGAATTCAAACTTGCTAGCGCTCCATTTGTATCTCTACCGTGCAACGGATTAGCACCTGGCGCGAAAGGAACGCCTTCTCGTCTACCATCCGGTGTGTTACCAGTCTTTTTACCGTATACAACGTTTGAAGTAATCGTCAATATAGAGGTCGTATGTTTCGCATCTCGGTAAGTTGGGTGCTTTTTCACTTTACTCATAAAGGTTTTCAAAAGATCTATGGCGATCTGATCAACCTGATCGTCATTATTTCCGTATTTTGGATAATCTCCTTCTATTTCATAATCCGTAACTAATCCCTGCTCATCTCTAATCGTCTTGACTTTGGCGTATTTGATGGCAGAAAGGGAGTCTATTGCAACGGAAAAACCAGCGATACCTGTTGCCATTGTTCTTGCTACATCTGTATCGTGTAAGGCCATCTCGATCCGTTCGTAGCTGTATTTATCGTGCATATAATGGATGATGTTCAATGTATTGATATACATCCCTGCCAACCATTCAAGCATCTCATCATATTTTTCAAGAACGATATCATAATCCAGCACTTCACTCGTAATTGGCTGGTATTTAGGTCCTACTTGAGTCTTTGTTTTTTCATCCACGCCACCATTAATGGCATAAAGTAATGCTTTAGCCAGGTTCGCTCTAGCTCCAAAGAACTGCATTTGTTTTCCAATTGGCATTGCAGAGACACAACAGGCAATACCATAATCATCTCCCCACTCCTGGCGCATAATATCATCATTTTCATACTGTACCGCGCTACTTTCGATTGAAACTTTTGTACAATATTCTTTGAAAGTATTCGGTAGTCTAGTTGACCACAAAACGGTTAAATTCGGTTCCGGAGCTGGTCCTAAGTTTGTTAAAGTATGCAAGAAGCGGTAGCTGTTTTTGGTGACCATGTGGCGACCATCTATTCCTACTCCCCCAATAGACTCGGTTACCCAAGTAGGATCTCCTGAAAATAGTTCATTGTACTCTGGTGTTCGAGAAAATTTCACTAATCTCAGTTTCATAACAAAGTGGTCCACTAGTTCTTGAACTTCTTTTTCAGTCATTAAACCAGCTTTCAAATCTCTTTCAATATAAATATCCAAGAAAGTTGACGTTCTCCCTAGTGACATGGCAGCACCGTTTTGTTCTTTGATTGCTGCTAAATAGCCTAAATATAGCCATTGGAAAGCTTCTTTTGTGTTTTGAGCAGGTATAGATAAATCAAATCCATAAATATTTCCAAGTTCTTTTAACTCTACTAAGGCTTTGATCTGGTCACTGAGCTCTTCCCGCTGACGAATGACTTTCTCGCTCATCATACCGTTTCCACAATTTAATAAATCTTTTTCTTTTTGTTTGATCAAAAAGTCGACACCATATAAAGCGACACGTCTATAATCTCCAATAATGCGTCCTCGACCATATGCATCTGGTAATCCCGTAATGACACCCGTTCTTCTGGCATTCTTGATTTCAGGAGTATAGGCATCAAATACGCCTTGATTATGTGTTTTTGTCCAGTTTCTAAATACATGAGACAGCATTGGGTCCACTTCGAATCCATAAGATTCCGCGGCCTGTTCCATCATTCGAATGCCACCAAACGGTTGTAAAGATCGTTTAAAAGGTTTTTCTGTTTGAAATCCAACGATTTGTTCTTTTTCTTTTGCTAGATACCCTGGACCGTGAGAGGTAATGGTTGATACAACCTCAGTATCCATATCTAACATACCTCCAGCATCTAATTCTTGTTTATTTAAATCCATTACTTGCGCCCATAATTCTTTTGTATCTTCAGTAGCGTCTTCTAGAAATGAGTCATCTCCGTCATAAGGTTGATAATTCATTTGTATGAACGTTCTAACATCAATAGCTTCTTTCCAGCTACTACCCTTAAAGCCCTTCCAAAAATGATCAAATCTTTTTGATTCTACTTCTTGTTTTTCCATTATATTGACTCCTTTACATTCTGATTTTTTCAAGCTCAATATATCACATATAAACTTTCTCAACAAGTGAAACATTGAACTAGTTTATTGTTTTTTTCGAAAACATATAAGGAACAATTCTACAATTGTGTTTTTATTCACAAAATAGACACATTTCAGTTGACCATTGTGATTATTGATATGCTATAGTCAGCTTGTAAACAAGTTTTACTTTACTCGATCCTGTAAACTTAATTACCAAGGGGAAGTAAAGAGTTTTTTTTAAAGGTTATTGCTCACAATTTCACATAAAAATATGGAGGTTTTAATTATGGTTCAATTAGTTTCCGTCAAACAAACAGAAATGCCCACACCTACTGTCGAAAGTACGATTGATGTGTTGGTGGACAATGCTCAACAAGCACTTCTATCTCTATCCCAGCTCGATCAAGAACAGATCAATGAAATTGTTAAACAAATGGCCCTGGCAGGTTTGAACAACCATATGTCTTTGGCTAAAATGGCGATTGAAGAAACTCAGCGTGGTGTCTATGAAGATAAGATCATCAAAAATCTATTTGCAACAGAATATGTTTATCACAGCATTAAAAATGATCGGACAATTGGTATTATTGAGGAAAATAAACATGAAGGTACGGTTTCCATTGCAGAGCCGATTGGCGTAATTGCAGGTGTAACACCGGTTACCAATCCGACTTCTACTACAATGTTTAAATCACTTATCTCAATCAAAACAGGAAACCCAATTATTTTTGCTTTCCACCCTTCTGCACAACGTTCCAGTGTGGCTGCAGCTAAAACCGTTTACGAAGCTGCCGTAAAAGCTGGTGCTCCTGAGCATTGTATACAATGGGTCACCACACCTTCTGTGGAAGCAACACAGACATTAATGAAACATAATGGCGTCGCAACAATTCTAGCTACAGGTGGTCCTGGAATGGTCAAATCAGCTTACAGTTCCGGAAAACCTGCCTTAGGCGTTGGCGCTGGAAATGTTCCTTGTTATATTGAAAAAACTGCCAATATCAAACGTTCCGTTAATGATTTGATTCTCTCAAAAACGTTTGATAACGGTATGATTTGTGCTTCAGAACAAGCAGTTATCATCGATAAGGAAATCTATAGAGAAGTTAAAGCGTTAATGACAGAAAACAGTTGCTACTTCTTATCCAGTGAAGAAAGACAAAAAATTGAAACCTTTATGGTTACAGAAGACGGTGGCTTAA
Coding sequences within:
- a CDS encoding alanine racemase, translated to MTAILTFNQQRLFEQARSLQEKQDVIVVVKNNAYNFGMERAYRAFYKAGIRSYATTNLEEAVWLRKQDDQTTVLLLDPSTEFDILREHDISLTLPNLAFYHQYKEHLEGIKIHLVFKNLLNRFGFDTADEMKTVFDEQLLTITGIWTHFAFADELLDNRYEIEKENWSNVLTVLEPYLDTLTFIHAQNSASYLRDGLFDQHTHIRAGVIAYGTRPYYDLPESLAMQTIEVSATVKDVVSVPKGQSAGYSAAFVAAEDTTLAICDIGYGNGILRTRSKHKVMINQKTFPIAVLMMSHLMVKVDTSVSIGDRVYLYNDTLRLDYFTHKGVGAFSEQMASLNHQTFKITNIPLSE
- a CDS encoding manganese-dependent inorganic pyrophosphatase, yielding MSEIFVFGHKSPDTDAVTSAISFSYLQNQLGLDTKPVALGAITDETSYALDYFKVDYPEVVTTVSNEVKQVMLVDHNEAQQSADDIDQVEVLSVVDHHRIANFQTANPLYYRAEPVGCTNTIIFKMFNEKNIEIPKEIAGLMLSAIISDTLLLKSPTCTEEDVTAAKELAVIANVDLEIYGVELLKAGTKTSDKSEQELLDADAKTFPMGEKNVRVGQVNVVDVQEIIDRKDALLEAMKKQSEAENYDVFLLLITNVLENDSTAILYGPYEQEVTEALATTVTDNVLFLEGVVSRKKQVVPQLTAKFQ
- the pflA gene encoding pyruvate formate-lyase-activating protein, translating into MTEPAVGYVHSTESFGSVDGPGIRFIIFMQGCRMRCEFCHNPDTWNMGGGTPYTAEEMMVKALDYREYWGEEGGITVSGGEPLLHIDFLIEFFKLAKAEGVHVSLDTCGQPFTYEEPFFSRFEELMEYTDLVLMDVKHINNDIHKKYTMHSNESILNMAQYLSTRGIPMWLRHVLVPERSDYDHHLEQLNSFIEKLDSVEKVEVLPYHRLGVYKYKELGIPYKLEDIDPPTAERVANANRILQTHKYK
- the pflB gene encoding formate C-acetyltransferase codes for the protein MEKQEVESKRFDHFWKGFKGSSWKEAIDVRTFIQMNYQPYDGDDSFLEDATEDTKELWAQVMDLNKQELDAGGMLDMDTEVVSTITSHGPGYLAKEKEQIVGFQTEKPFKRSLQPFGGIRMMEQAAESYGFEVDPMLSHVFRNWTKTHNQGVFDAYTPEIKNARRTGVITGLPDAYGRGRIIGDYRRVALYGVDFLIKQKEKDLLNCGNGMMSEKVIRQREELSDQIKALVELKELGNIYGFDLSIPAQNTKEAFQWLYLGYLAAIKEQNGAAMSLGRTSTFLDIYIERDLKAGLMTEKEVQELVDHFVMKLRLVKFSRTPEYNELFSGDPTWVTESIGGVGIDGRHMVTKNSYRFLHTLTNLGPAPEPNLTVLWSTRLPNTFKEYCTKVSIESSAVQYENDDIMRQEWGDDYGIACCVSAMPIGKQMQFFGARANLAKALLYAINGGVDEKTKTQVGPKYQPITSEVLDYDIVLEKYDEMLEWLAGMYINTLNIIHYMHDKYSYERIEMALHDTDVARTMATGIAGFSVAIDSLSAIKYAKVKTIRDEQGLVTDYEIEGDYPKYGNNDDQVDQIAIDLLKTFMSKVKKHPTYRDAKHTTSILTITSNVVYGKKTGNTPDGRREGVPFAPGANPLHGRDTNGALASLNSVAKLPYSESLDGISNTFSIVPKALGKEDETQRKNLAMMLDGYVKKGGHHLNVNALNRKTLEDAMEHPEEYPQLTIRVSGYAVNFVKLTREQQLDVLSRTFHETM